The following coding sequences lie in one Vitis vinifera cultivar Pinot Noir 40024 chromosome 19, ASM3070453v1 genomic window:
- the LOC132253350 gene encoding dehydration-responsive element-binding protein 1F-like: MAGTGPIPELDNQHFLLSLQIQMDFFNQFCNSYPFPSDSHSVSTPESSSASDWQTRRTIQSDEEVLRASDRPKKRACRRKFKETRHPVYRGVRRRNGNMWVCELREPNKKSRIWLGTYPTAEMAARAHDVAALAFRGRKACLNFADSAWSLPVPVSKDSMEIRREIFLEIFN; encoded by the coding sequence ATGGCCGGTACCGGACCGATACCCGAGTTGGATAACCAACACTTCCTTCTCTCACTGCAAATTCAAATGGACTTCTTCAATCAATTTTGTAATTCGTATCCATTTCCGTCAGATTCCCATTCTGTCAGCACGCCAGAGAGTTCTTCAGCGTCGGACTGGCAGACCCGGAGGACCATCCAATCCGACGAGGAAGTTCTGCGGGCGTCGGATCGGCCTAAGAAGCGCGCCTGTAGGAGGAAGTTTAAGGAGACACGGCACCCAGTGTACAGGGGAGTGAGGAGGAGGAACGGGAACATGTGGGTGTGCGAGCTGCGGGAGCCCAATAAGAAGTCGAGAATATGGCTGGGGACGTATCCAACTGCCGAGATGGCTGCCCGGGCGCATGATGTTGCTGCATTAGCGTTTAGGGGCCGGAAGGCCTGTTTGAATTTTGCTGACTCTGCGTGGAGTTTGCCCGTGCCAGTTTCGAAGGACTCCATGGAGATTAGGAGggaaatatttttagagatttttaat